TAATCCGCTCAAAAAACAAGCATCTGAAACCAGCTTGCTTCCTCTTCCGTGGTCTATATGTCGGTCTTCAACTGCATTACACAATACAATTTCCGGTTTGTATTTACGAATCATCCTGATCACCTCCAATTGATGCGATCTGTCATTTGTAAAAAACCCATCTGCAAAACCCAAATTTTCACGAACGGAAACCCCTAATATCTCAGCAGCTTTTGCAGCCTCTTTTTCACGCAACTCAGCAGATCCTCTTGTGCCTAACTCGCCACGGGTCAGATCTACGATTCCTACTTTCTTCCCCAGGGAAATTTCTTTGGCAATGGTGGCGGCACAGCCTAATTCCACATCATCCGGATGTGCCCCGAAAGCAAGTATCGCTAACTTCATATTTGTTGCTTCTATAATAATAAACTAATGTTATTGACAATGTCGTATTTAAGTGCATTAAAATCTTATACTACGCCCAAAGAAACACATTTCTCTATGGCTTGCTCAATATCTGCTATCAAATCTTCAGGTTCTTCAATACCCACTGAAAAACGAATCAATTCTTCTTTTATCCCATGGTTTTCCCTTTCTGCTTCGGACAATAATGCATGGGAAGTTTTAGTAGGGTTCAACATGGTACTCTCTACCCCTGCCAAACTCATGGAAGGTTTAATCAGGTTCAAACTGTTTTGAAATTTCACCGCATCAATCCCTTCTTTCAACTCAAAAGATAACATTCCGCCAAAGGCACGCATTTGTTTTTTAGCAAGTTCATGATCGGGATGCTTACTCAACCCGGGATAATATACCCTGACTATATCCGGATTTGAATCCAGATACTCAGCCATCATCAGTGCATTTTTACTTTGCTCTTTTACCCGCAAGTTCATTGTTTTTAAACTTCGCTCCAGCATCCAAACAGTAAAATCGCTTAAACTACCGCCTAAATTTTTGGCAATATTCCATATTTTATCAATATGTTCATGAGACGCAGCAACGGCACCTGCCAAAATATCCGAATGTCCTCCCATATATTTAGTAGCGGAATGAATCATAATATCGATTCCGAAATCAACAGGGTTTTGATTGACAGGA
This window of the Flavobacteriaceae bacterium genome carries:
- the bshB1 gene encoding bacillithiol biosynthesis deacetylase BshB1; translated protein: MKLAILAFGAHPDDVELGCAATIAKEISLGKKVGIVDLTRGELGTRGSAELREKEAAKAAEILGVSVRENLGFADGFFTNDRSHQLEVIRMIRKYKPEIVLCNAVEDRHIDHGRGSKLVSDACFLSGLQKIETKTEGKLQEKWRPKLVYHYIQWKNSTPDFVVDVTGFMEKKIASVMAYGSQFFDPESTEPETPITSKNFTDSILYRARDLGRLIGVERAEGFTVERFVAVDSLSKLI
- a CDS encoding aminotransferase class I/II-fold pyridoxal phosphate-dependent enzyme, translating into MSNTKKLGINTICTHVGEIKDEQFKGAISPVYLSSSYAFEGVDVKRYPRYFNTPNQEALCKKIAALEKTESALIFGSGMAAVSTTLLAFLNKGDHIVLQKTLYGGTYNFIVEECDKFGIEYSFTKSLTAEDFESLIRPDTKVIYIETPSNPLLTITDMHAISGIAKSRDMVTVIDNTFASPVNQNPVDFGIDIMIHSATKYMGGHSDILAGAVAASHEHIDKIWNIAKNLGGSLSDFTVWMLERSLKTMNLRVKEQSKNALMMAEYLDSNPDIVRVYYPGLSKHPDHELAKKQMRAFGGMLSFELKEGIDAVKFQNSLNLIKPSMSLAGVESTMLNPTKTSHALLSEAERENHGIKEELIRFSVGIEEPEDLIADIEQAIEKCVSLGVV